One window of the Sulfitobacter alexandrii genome contains the following:
- the rpoH gene encoding RNA polymerase sigma factor RpoH, producing MANYANLPAPTPEGGLNRYMQEIRKFPLLEPEEEYMLAKRWVEEQDTEAAHKMVTSHLRLAAKIAMGYRGYGLPQAEVISEANVGLMQAVKRFDPEKGFRLATYAMWWIRASIQEYILRSWSLVKLGTTSGQKKLFFNLRKAKNKIGALEDGDLRPENVTEIATQLGVTEDEVISMNRRMSGGDASLNATVGTEGEGTMQWQDWLEDEDADQAGDYAERDELETRREMLAEALEVLNDREKDILTQRRLSDETVTLEDLSAQYDVSRERIRQIEVRAFEKLQKRMRELAREKGMLADA from the coding sequence ATGGCAAATTACGCGAATCTGCCGGCACCGACACCTGAAGGCGGACTGAACCGCTACATGCAGGAAATCCGCAAGTTCCCCCTGCTGGAACCGGAAGAGGAATACATGCTGGCCAAGCGCTGGGTCGAGGAACAGGACACCGAGGCCGCGCACAAGATGGTCACCAGCCACCTGCGGCTCGCGGCCAAGATCGCCATGGGCTATCGCGGCTACGGCCTGCCGCAGGCCGAGGTGATCTCGGAGGCGAATGTCGGCCTGATGCAGGCGGTCAAGCGGTTCGACCCCGAAAAGGGCTTCCGCCTTGCGACCTACGCGATGTGGTGGATCCGGGCGTCGATCCAGGAGTACATCCTGCGGTCGTGGTCGCTGGTCAAGCTCGGCACGACATCCGGTCAGAAAAAGCTGTTCTTCAACCTGCGCAAGGCCAAGAACAAGATCGGCGCGCTGGAAGACGGCGACCTGCGGCCCGAGAACGTGACGGAGATCGCGACCCAGCTCGGCGTGACCGAGGACGAGGTGATCTCGATGAACCGGCGCATGTCGGGCGGCGATGCGTCGCTGAACGCCACGGTCGGCACCGAAGGCGAAGGGACCATGCAATGGCAGGACTGGCTGGAGGACGAGGACGCCGACCAGGCGGGCGACTACGCCGAGCGGGACGAGCTGGAAACCCGGCGTGAGATGCTGGCCGAAGCCCTCGAGGTGCTGAACGACCGGGAGAAGGATATCCTGACCCAGCGCCGGTTGAGCGACGAGACCGTCACGCTGGAGGACCTCTCGGCGCAATACGACGTCAGCCGCGAACGGATTCGCCAGATC